The Mercurialis annua linkage group LG2, ddMerAnnu1.2, whole genome shotgun sequence genome contains a region encoding:
- the LOC126668934 gene encoding putative F-box protein At1g49610 isoform X1: protein MNTQKKKANRRLKSVGEDCISELPDEIIIHILSFLPSTKLCVKTSVLSKRWHHLWTYVPNIILTEYDFPYDECEHHIMERVVNKALALHSSSKINYFSIQIPDSQDLYESIESWLQLAAGRAVESLTLNINGSSARYLFPEFLYSNSNIQSLTTKLWEFVPDARISWSALKELSIRQATLNDEVIQNILCGTPVLEDLQLHFCHGIKLLDLSLKPKLKNLVINVKESYFGDRDYDFKLKIVGPYVEILKLHWSRDNLRCKLMNMSSLVKATLDIEVIDDEDGEDDYQEWCPDMVKELVENVLPSEQLQLTNFCTLALSTLRMDVMASLSSNLKSLNVDCRGEEYLCGIERILQCSPKLEKLVIFFDYGRSSKSKSDGYRKGYWTNAEKPSCLGSHLKTIEVSDLIRTRVVVEFLQFLLMNSNILEKMIFRHSDHKSGLKLAEKWSSFPRSSQQAVFPVATKW, encoded by the exons ATGAATACCCAGAAGAAAAAAGCTAATAGGAGACTCAAATCTGTTGGAGAAGATTGCATTAGTGAGTTGCCTGATGAGATTATCATCCATATCCTCTCTTTTTTACCATCAACCAAATTATGTGTAAAGACTTCAGTTTTGTCCAAAAGATGGCACCATCTTTGGACCTATGTGCCTAACATCATTTTGACTGAATATGACTTCCCATATGATGAATGTGAGCATCACATCATGGAAAGAGTGGTCAACAAAGCACTAGCCCTCCACTCTTCTTCAAAGATCAATTATTTCTCCATCCAAATTCCAGATTCACAAGACCTGTATGAGTCAATTGAGTCGTGGCTTCAATTAGCTGCGGGAAGGGCAGTTGAGTCCCTTACTTTAAATATTAATGGAAGCTCTGCTCGTTATTTGTTTCCTGAATTCCTATACTCTAATTCCAATATCCAAAGTTTAACTACTAAGTTATGGGAATTTGTGCCAGATGCGAGAATTTCATGGTCAGCCCTTAAAGAGTTGAGCATACGGCAAGCAACTTTGAATGATGAAGTCATTCAAAATATTTTGTGTGGGACTCCAGTTCTTGAGGACTTACAGTTGCACTTCTGCCACGGAATCAAATTGCTCGACTTATCTTTAAAACCTAAGTTGAAAAACTTGGTCATAAACGTTAAAGAATCTTATTTTGGGGATAGAGATTATGATTTTAAGCTTAAAATTGTGGGTCCTTATGTCGAGATATTAAAACTTCACTGGAGTCGGGATAATCTCAGGTGCAAGTTGATGAATATGTCATCTTTAGTTAAAGCTACCCTGGATATTGAAGTTATAGATGATGAAGATGGTGAAGATGATTACCAAGAGTGGTGTCCTGATATGGTTAAGGAGCTCGTTGAGAATGTTCTTCCTTCTGAGCAACTACAACTAACGAATTTCTGTACTCTG GCTCTCTCAACATTGAGAATGGATGTTATGGCGTCTCTATCATCAAATTTGAAATCTTTAAATGTCGACTGTCGCGGTGAAGAGTATCTCTGTGGTATTGAACGCATTCTTCAGTGCTCACCTAAGCTGGAGAAGTTAGTTATATTTTTCGACTATGGTAGGTCCTCTAAG TCAAAATCTGATGGCTATAGAAAGGGTTATTGGACAAATGCAGAGAAACCAAGTTGTTTGGGTTCCCATCTCAAGACCATCGAGGTATCTGACTTGATAAGAACTCGAGTTGTAGTTGAATTTCTCCAGTTCTTACTCATGAATTCAAATATATTAGAGAAGATGATCTTCCGTCACTCTGACCATAAATCTGGTTTGAAATTGGCTGAGAAGTGGTCAAGCTTTCCAAGGTCTTCGCAGCAAGCAGTGTTTCCAGTAGCTACTAAATGGTAA
- the LOC126668934 gene encoding putative F-box/LRR-repeat protein At5g02930 isoform X3 has product MNTQKKKANRRLKSVGEDCINARISWSALKELSIRQATLNDEVIQNILCGTPVLEDLQLHFCHGIKLLDLSLKPKLKNLVINVKESYFGDRDYDFKLKIVGPYVEILKLHWSRDNLRCKLMNMSSLVKATLDIEVIDDEDGEDDYQEWCPDMVKELVENVLPSEQLQLTNFCTLALSTLRMDVMASLSSNLKSLNVDCRGEEYLCGIERILQCSPKLEKLVIFFDYGRSSKSKSDGYRKGYWTNAEKPSCLGSHLKTIEVSDLIRTRVVVEFLQFLLMNSNILEKMIFRHSDHKSGLKLAEKWSSFPRSSQQAVFPVATKW; this is encoded by the exons ATGAATACCCAGAAGAAAAAAGCTAATAGGAGACTCAAATCTGTTGGAGAAGATTGCATTA ATGCGAGAATTTCATGGTCAGCCCTTAAAGAGTTGAGCATACGGCAAGCAACTTTGAATGATGAAGTCATTCAAAATATTTTGTGTGGGACTCCAGTTCTTGAGGACTTACAGTTGCACTTCTGCCACGGAATCAAATTGCTCGACTTATCTTTAAAACCTAAGTTGAAAAACTTGGTCATAAACGTTAAAGAATCTTATTTTGGGGATAGAGATTATGATTTTAAGCTTAAAATTGTGGGTCCTTATGTCGAGATATTAAAACTTCACTGGAGTCGGGATAATCTCAGGTGCAAGTTGATGAATATGTCATCTTTAGTTAAAGCTACCCTGGATATTGAAGTTATAGATGATGAAGATGGTGAAGATGATTACCAAGAGTGGTGTCCTGATATGGTTAAGGAGCTCGTTGAGAATGTTCTTCCTTCTGAGCAACTACAACTAACGAATTTCTGTACTCTG GCTCTCTCAACATTGAGAATGGATGTTATGGCGTCTCTATCATCAAATTTGAAATCTTTAAATGTCGACTGTCGCGGTGAAGAGTATCTCTGTGGTATTGAACGCATTCTTCAGTGCTCACCTAAGCTGGAGAAGTTAGTTATATTTTTCGACTATGGTAGGTCCTCTAAG TCAAAATCTGATGGCTATAGAAAGGGTTATTGGACAAATGCAGAGAAACCAAGTTGTTTGGGTTCCCATCTCAAGACCATCGAGGTATCTGACTTGATAAGAACTCGAGTTGTAGTTGAATTTCTCCAGTTCTTACTCATGAATTCAAATATATTAGAGAAGATGATCTTCCGTCACTCTGACCATAAATCTGGTTTGAAATTGGCTGAGAAGTGGTCAAGCTTTCCAAGGTCTTCGCAGCAAGCAGTGTTTCCAGTAGCTACTAAATGGTAA
- the LOC126668934 gene encoding F-box/LRR-repeat protein 25-like isoform X2: MNTQKKKANRRLKSVGEDCISELPDEIIIHILSFLPSTKLCVKTSVLSKRWHHLWTYVPNIILTEYDFPYDECEHHIMERVVNKALALHSSSKINYFSIQIPDSQDLYESIESWLQLAAGRAVESLTLNINGSSARYLFPEFLYSNSNIQSLTTKLWEFVPDARISWSALKELSIRQATLNDEVIQNILCGTPVLEDLQLHFCHGIKLLDLSLKPKLKNLVINVKESYFGDRDYDFKLKIVGPYVEILKLHWSRDNLRCKLMNMSSLVKATLDIEVIDDEDGEDDYQEWCPDMVKELVENVLPSEQLQLTNFCTLALSTLRMDVMASLSSNLKSLNVDCRGEEYLCGIERILQCSPKLEKLVIFFDYVKI; the protein is encoded by the exons ATGAATACCCAGAAGAAAAAAGCTAATAGGAGACTCAAATCTGTTGGAGAAGATTGCATTAGTGAGTTGCCTGATGAGATTATCATCCATATCCTCTCTTTTTTACCATCAACCAAATTATGTGTAAAGACTTCAGTTTTGTCCAAAAGATGGCACCATCTTTGGACCTATGTGCCTAACATCATTTTGACTGAATATGACTTCCCATATGATGAATGTGAGCATCACATCATGGAAAGAGTGGTCAACAAAGCACTAGCCCTCCACTCTTCTTCAAAGATCAATTATTTCTCCATCCAAATTCCAGATTCACAAGACCTGTATGAGTCAATTGAGTCGTGGCTTCAATTAGCTGCGGGAAGGGCAGTTGAGTCCCTTACTTTAAATATTAATGGAAGCTCTGCTCGTTATTTGTTTCCTGAATTCCTATACTCTAATTCCAATATCCAAAGTTTAACTACTAAGTTATGGGAATTTGTGCCAGATGCGAGAATTTCATGGTCAGCCCTTAAAGAGTTGAGCATACGGCAAGCAACTTTGAATGATGAAGTCATTCAAAATATTTTGTGTGGGACTCCAGTTCTTGAGGACTTACAGTTGCACTTCTGCCACGGAATCAAATTGCTCGACTTATCTTTAAAACCTAAGTTGAAAAACTTGGTCATAAACGTTAAAGAATCTTATTTTGGGGATAGAGATTATGATTTTAAGCTTAAAATTGTGGGTCCTTATGTCGAGATATTAAAACTTCACTGGAGTCGGGATAATCTCAGGTGCAAGTTGATGAATATGTCATCTTTAGTTAAAGCTACCCTGGATATTGAAGTTATAGATGATGAAGATGGTGAAGATGATTACCAAGAGTGGTGTCCTGATATGGTTAAGGAGCTCGTTGAGAATGTTCTTCCTTCTGAGCAACTACAACTAACGAATTTCTGTACTCTG GCTCTCTCAACATTGAGAATGGATGTTATGGCGTCTCTATCATCAAATTTGAAATCTTTAAATGTCGACTGTCGCGGTGAAGAGTATCTCTGTGGTATTGAACGCATTCTTCAGTGCTCACCTAAGCTGGAGAAGTTAGTTATATTTTTCGACTATG TCAAAATCTGA